From the Clostridium putrefaciens genome, one window contains:
- a CDS encoding ABC transporter permease subunit (The N-terminal region of this protein, as described by TIGR01726, is a three transmembrane segment that identifies a subfamily of ABC transporter permease subunits, which specificities that include histidine, arginine, glutamine, glutamate, L-cystine (sic), the opines (in Agrobacterium) octopine and nopaline, etc.), with protein sequence MQLKKDKEIGFLQKVINVSIVIILLMAIVFISFKRLDYPFNFSKIIRYRYKFYTGFMMTIVISFFSLILSLVIGTIIASLRNSKILLLNYFSKIYVEIIRGTPLLVQIFIFFYS encoded by the coding sequence TTGCAGTTAAAAAAGGATAAGGAAATAGGGTTTTTACAAAAGGTTATTAACGTATCTATTGTAATCATATTACTAATGGCAATAGTATTTATTTCTTTTAAAAGGCTAGATTATCCCTTCAACTTTTCAAAGATAATAAGGTATAGATATAAGTTCTATACAGGCTTTATGATGACTATAGTTATTAGCTTTTTTTCTCTTATATTAAGTCTTGTTATTGGTACTATAATAGCTAGCCTTAGAAATTCAAAGATACTCCTGTTAAATTATTTTTCGAAGATATATGTTGAAATAATAAGGGGAACACCCTTACTTGTTCAAATTTTTATATTTTTCTATTCTTAG